GTTGCCGGCTTAGCTCAGTGGTAGAGCAGCGCTTTTGTAAAGCGAAGGCCATCGGTTCAAATCCGTTAGCCGGCTTGAAGGGATAGGGCGTTTCAGCCACCAGGCGGAATCCTGGAGAATCGGCTGGATTCGCCCCTCCGCCTTGAAGCCCACGCGGACGCCCTTCCCTCTCCAGCGGCGTGAGCCCCAGCGCAGCGTGCTGATGGCCGCTGGGCTGTTTCTCCTGATCGGCCTGCTCCTGCAGGGCTGGCGGCTCTGGAGCCTGAACGCCACCTACGACCAGGGCCTGTTTCTGCAGGAGATCTGGAACGGCCATCTGGGGAAACCGTTTGAAAGCACCCTCGCCTCCGAACTCTCCACGCCGGTGCTGGTGAACCGCGAGGCACTGCCCACCTTGGGGTATTACCACCTCGGGCAGCACTTCACGCCGTTGTTGATGCTCTGGCTGCCCCTGGTGCTGCTGCTGGGGGTGTGGAGCCTGCCGCTGATCCAGGTGGGTTTGCTCACGGCCGGTGGGTTGGTGCTTCACCAGCTGGCCAAGGAAGATCTGGAGCCGCGCCTCGCTAACTGGATCGCCATCAGTTACTTCTGCGCGGGGATCGTGATCGGCCCAACGCTCGAGAACTTCCACGATCTCTGCGCCATCCCGCTGCTGAGCTTCAGCCTGTTGCTTGGGATTCGGCGCAGGAATCCCTGGCTGTATGGCGTCCCAGCGCTGCTGCTGCCGCTGGTGCGGGAAGACGTAGGGCTGCTGAGCTTCAGCTTCGGCCTCTGGATGCTGGTACGCCAGCGGCAGGCCTGGCGCTGGGCCGGACTGGGGCTGTGCCTCTACTCAGCGCTGATGGTGGTCACGATCACCAATCACGTGATGCCGCTGTTCGGCAGCGAAGTGTCGGTGCGGTTCATGGATGAACGCTTCGGCCAATTTCTGGCGGCTCAAAACGGGCGGGGCTCCACACTGGATGCCCTGAAGGCGATGGTGAGCCAACCGCTGCTGCTGCTGCAGGAGCTGGTGCAACCCATCGGCCCCACGTTCAAATTCCTGATCACCCTCTGGCTGCCCCTGGCCTTTCTGCCGGCGGCTGGCGTGGATGGCTGGCTGCTGATGGCAGGTCCGCTGTTCGTGGCGCTGAGCTCCCAGGGGGGCAATGCCCTGGCGGTGAATCTGCGCTTTGTGCTGTATCTGGTGCCGGGGGTATTCGCCGGCGGCATCCTCTGGTGGGCCCAGCATCCGGCGCTATTTCATGAGCGTTGGCTGAAGCGGCTGTGGCGCACGGCTCTTGTGCTGTCGGTGCTGTTCACGATCACCGGCAACCCGCACCGCAGCCTCTCGGCGCTGATCCCCGACAGCGTGCAGCCGTGGGTGTACATCTCCCCTTGGCGACAACTGCAACGGGGCGCCGAAACCCGTGAGCTTCT
This genomic interval from Synechococcus sp. HK05 contains the following:
- a CDS encoding DUF2079 domain-containing protein, with the protein product MKPTRTPFPLQRREPQRSVLMAAGLFLLIGLLLQGWRLWSLNATYDQGLFLQEIWNGHLGKPFESTLASELSTPVLVNREALPTLGYYHLGQHFTPLLMLWLPLVLLLGVWSLPLIQVGLLTAGGLVLHQLAKEDLEPRLANWIAISYFCAGIVIGPTLENFHDLCAIPLLSFSLLLGIRRRNPWLYGVPALLLPLVREDVGLLSFSFGLWMLVRQRQAWRWAGLGLCLYSALMVVTITNHVMPLFGSEVSVRFMDERFGQFLAAQNGRGSTLDALKAMVSQPLLLLQELVQPIGPTFKFLITLWLPLAFLPAAGVDGWLLMAGPLFVALSSQGGNALAVNLRFVLYLVPGVFAGGILWWAQHPALFHERWLKRLWRTALVLSVLFTITGNPHRSLSALIPDSVQPWVYISPWRQLQRGAETRELLRTIPQDASVAAETHLVPLLAERRVLLRFPENSAYTDEQQQERPAEWIVSQPGFNADYAPAFRRNGAWVRRSQEKTQALLASGNYRVHRCNQRGIVLRHLSAAADPKGEPSAEAGASCVGQQFEKARAQMQREGDASKR